From Priestia filamentosa, a single genomic window includes:
- a CDS encoding acetyl-CoA C-acyltransferase produces MREVVIVDAVRTPIGRYKGALKNIRPDDLGAIVIKALIERNPNLPPHQIEEVILGNANQAGEDNRNVARMSALLAGLPTSVGGTTVNRLCGSGLDAVIYAARAIAIGEGDIYIAGGTESMTRAPLVMAKPDKEFPRGSMELQDTTIGWRFTNKKLEEMYGAETMPKTAENVAQQFQISRSEQDQFAFESQQKAKKAMEENRFSEEIVPVIYRDRKGNEVVIDRDEHPRPDTTLETLGKLRPLFDGGTVTAGNASGVNDGASALLIMSADKAKELGLRPLVKYVIGATAGLEPSIMGLGPILATRKALSRANLTIQDIGLVELNEAFASQSLECIRQLELNTEKVNVNGGAIAFGHPLGASGARILTTLIYEMKKQDIEYGLSTMCVGVGQGIATIVANVKE; encoded by the coding sequence ATGAGGGAAGTTGTTATTGTAGATGCAGTGCGAACTCCTATTGGAAGATATAAAGGAGCTTTAAAAAATATACGTCCAGACGATTTAGGGGCGATAGTTATTAAGGCGCTCATTGAACGTAATCCGAACCTCCCACCTCATCAAATTGAAGAAGTGATATTGGGGAATGCCAACCAAGCTGGTGAGGATAATCGTAATGTGGCTAGAATGTCAGCTTTACTAGCAGGACTTCCAACAAGCGTAGGGGGAACTACTGTCAATCGGCTATGTGGATCAGGTCTTGATGCTGTAATCTATGCAGCAAGAGCTATCGCAATCGGTGAAGGGGATATTTATATTGCTGGGGGCACAGAAAGCATGACTCGTGCACCTTTAGTGATGGCTAAACCTGATAAAGAATTTCCGAGAGGCAGTATGGAGTTACAAGACACCACAATTGGCTGGCGTTTTACAAATAAAAAATTAGAAGAAATGTACGGGGCAGAAACAATGCCTAAAACGGCTGAAAATGTAGCCCAACAGTTTCAAATTTCACGTAGTGAACAAGATCAATTTGCATTTGAAAGTCAACAAAAAGCAAAAAAGGCAATGGAAGAAAATCGATTCTCTGAAGAAATTGTACCTGTTATATATCGAGATCGAAAAGGCAACGAAGTTGTTATTGATAGGGATGAACATCCTCGTCCTGATACAACGTTAGAAACGTTAGGCAAATTAAGACCCCTTTTTGATGGAGGAACGGTTACTGCAGGAAATGCCTCAGGGGTTAATGACGGAGCTTCAGCCCTTCTAATCATGAGTGCCGACAAAGCAAAAGAATTAGGTTTAAGACCGCTTGTAAAGTATGTAATTGGTGCAACTGCGGGATTAGAACCCAGTATCATGGGGTTAGGCCCGATTTTGGCTACTAGAAAAGCTTTGTCGCGTGCCAACTTAACAATACAAGACATTGGACTAGTTGAATTAAATGAAGCTTTTGCTTCTCAATCTTTAGAATGTATTCGTCAACTAGAGTTAAATACAGAGAAAGTGAACGTAAATGGAGGAGCTATTGCATTTGGACATCCGCTAGGAGCAAGTGGGGCAAGAATATTAACAACTCTTATTTACGAAATGAAAAAACAAGATATTGAATACGGCCTTAGCACAATGTGTGTGGGTGTTGGACAAGGAATTGCAACAATTGTCGCAAATGTAAAAGAGTAA